From the genome of Labedella gwakjiensis:
CGGGATCGGCGGACTGCGCGGCGGGTACGAGTACGGCCGCAGCGCGAACCCCACCCGTACGGCGCTCGAGAAGCAACTCGCCGCGCTCGAGGGCGGAGCGCACGGCCTCGCCTTCTCGTCGGGCCTCGCAGCCGAGGACGCGCTCCTGCGTGCCGTGGTCCGCCCGGGCGACCACATCGTGATCGGCAACGACGTCTACGGAGGCACCTACCGGCTCGTCAGCCGGATCTTCGGCGCCTGGGGCGTCGAGCACACCGTCGTCGACCTGGGTGACCTGCGCGCCGTGCAGAAGGCGATCCGCCCCGAGACGAAGGTGCTGTGGGTGGAGACGCCCTCGAACCCGCTCATGAAGGTGAGCGACATCGCCGAGCTCACGGAGATCGCCCGCGCCGCGGGTGTTCTCGCCGTCGTCGACAACACGTTCGCGTCACCGGCGCTGCAGCGCCCGCTCGGCCTCGGCGCCGACGTCGTCGTGCACTCCACGACGAAGTACATCGGAGGCCACTCCGACGTCATCGGCGGGGCCCTCGTTCTGGACGACGACGAGCTCGAGGAGAAGGTGCGCTTCCTGCAGTTCGCGGCCGGCGCCATCGCCGCCCCGATGGAGGCGTGGCTCACCACTCGCGGGATCAAGACGCTCGACGTGCGCATGCAGCGCCACTCGGAGAACGCGGGTCGCCTCGCCGAGTTCCTCGACGGGCACCCGGCGATCGAGACGGTGTACTACCCCGGCCTCGCCTCGCACCCGGGTCACGCGCTCGCGGCCGCGCAGATGTCGCGGTTCGGCGGGATGCTCTCGATCGCGGTCGTTGGCGGCGAGCGGGTCGCTCGGCGGTTCGCCGAGAAGACCCGTCTGTTCCAGCTCGCGGAGTCGCTCGGGGGAGTGGAGTCCCTCGTGAACTACCCGTCGCTCATGACCCACGCGTCGGTCGCGGGAACCGAGCTCGCCGTGCCCGAGAACGTCGTGCGACTGTCCGTGGGCCTCGAGGACGGCGACGAGCTGATCGCCGACGTCGACCGAGCCCTCGCCCGCGCGGTCAAGCAGCGCTGACCCGAGCGGGCTCCCGCAGCCCGTCCGACGACCTCCCGGGCGACCGGATCGGTGCAGGGGCTGGTTGCGACTCGAAACGATTCGATACACTGGGAACGAGCAGCGACTCCCTCGGGCCCTGACGTGGCGCGTCGCTCGATCCGCTCCCCTCCGCCTCCTGCCTGAAAGCCGTTTCGTGACGACCGTCGTTCACCCCGGCGATTCGCTGTCCCGCCGACAGCGCGTCGTGTACATCCTCGTTCTCGGCGCCCTCACCGCGCTCGGTCCGTTCACCATCGACCTTTACCTCCCGGCCTTCCCCGTGCTCGAGGACGACCTCAACGTGAGCGCCGCCCTCATCCAGCTCACACTCACCGGCACGACCGTCGGATTCGCGGTGGGCCAGCTCTTCATGGGGCCGTGGAGCGACAAGGTCGGCCGACGCCTTCCTCTCCTCCTCGCGACGAGCGTGCACATCGTCGCGTCCATCGGCGTGATCCTGTCGCCCGACATCGTCTGGCTCGGTGTGTTCCGCGTCCTCCAAGGCGCGGGGGCGGCCGCTGGCGGCGTCGTCGCCATGGCGATGGTGCGCGACCTCTTCGGGGGAAAGCCGCTCGTGCGCATGCTCTCCCGCCTCGCCCTCGTCAACGGGCTCGCGCCGATCCTCGCCCCCGTCATCGGCTCGCAGCTGCTGCTCTTCACGGACTGGAGGGGACTGTTCGTCTTCCTCGCCGTGTACGGCGCTCTCGTCGTGACGGCCGTCGCCCTGTTCATCGTGGAGACCCACCCGCCGGCCCGCCGGGCGGAGGCCGGGCATAGCACGATGGGTCAGCGCTACCGCGCGCTCTTCAGCGATCGTGCCTACATCGGCGTCGCCCTCATCGGAGGCATGACCTTCTCCGGGCTCTTCGCCTACCTGTCGTCGTCGTCGTTCCTCTTCCAGGAACAGTTCGGACTCGACGCGCAGCAGTACGGCCTGCTCTTCGCGGTGAACTCGATCGGCATCGTGATCGGCGTGCAGATCTCGTCGCGCGTGATGCGTCGGTATGGCCCGCAATGGATCCTCGCCTGCACGACGGCCGTTCATGTGCTGACGGCGACGACGATCGTCGTCCTCGCGCAGACCGATGCCGGACTCCCCGGAATCCTCGTCCCGCTCTTCTTCTACATCATGGCGTGCGGGTTCTCGTTCCCCGCCGTGCAGGTGCTCGGCCTCGCGAACCACGCGAAAGAAGCGGGCACGGCCGCGTCCCTGCTCGGCGCGCTCAACTTCGGCCTCGCCGGGGTGATCTCCCCGATCGTCGGCGTCCTCGGCATCTCGGCGACGGCCATGGGCTCCGTGATGCTCGGAACGGCGCTCGTCGCGGTCTTCTCGATCTGGGTCATCGTCCGTCCCCGGACCGTCCCGGCCCTCGGCAACTGACGGACGCGCGTCGATACCGCCGTCGCCCGGACGCGACGGCGGGTAGCGTGGGGTGATGGCCCCGCGCAGACGCTCCACCGGCATCCTCGTCGGGGTCGGCCTCGCGCTCATCGCCGCGGCGGCCGTCTGGGGAGTGCTGATCGCTGCCGGGATCGTCGCAGAGCCCAACGCGTTCGACTCCTGGTGGTCCACGATCGCGACGGCGATGCGCTCGCCCGCGACGGTGACGATCGCCCTCGGGTTGAACCTGCTCGGTCGCGGGATCGTCGCGACCCTCGTGGTGCCGGCGGTGCTCGTACTCGTCCTGCTCGTCGCTCGCCGGCCGGGGTCCGCGGTGACGCTCGTGGCCGCGCTCGCTCTGACGTGGGGTGCCACGCGGGTGCTCAAGTCGGTGGTCGCTCGGGACCGACCGGAGGACATGCTCGTGGAGAGCGACTTCGGCTCCTTCCCCTCCGGCCATGCCTCGAACGCGGCGGCCGTGGCGACGGTGTTCTTCCTGCTGATCCGCTCGGCCTGGATCCGCATCGTCGCTGTCGTCTACGTCCTCGCCATGATGTGGTCGCGCACGCTGCTCGGCGCCCACTGGGCCACCGATGTGGTGGCTGGAGTGCTCGTCGGCACCGGTGTCGCGATCGTGGTGGTGACGCTCGCAGCGCCGCTCGTGCGGCGGGAACCCCTCGGGAGGCGATCCCGTGGCTGATCTCGACTCCGCGCACTCGGCCGCCGAACGGGCGGCGGCGCGCGCCGACGTGGAGATCGTCGAGGTGTCGACGCCGGGAGAGGCGGCGGCCACCGTCGACATGTTCTCCGCGACCTGGGGTGAGGGTCGAGGGGCCGACCCGTCGACGCTGCAGGCGATCGCGCATGCGGGCAACCCCGTGCTCCTCGCTCGGCGCGGTGACGCCGTGCTCGGTGCGCTCTTCTCGTTCATGGGGTGGCACGGCGGTCTCCACGTCCATTCGCACATGACGGCCGTCGCGCCGCAACTGCGGTCCGGCGGCGTCGGCCTCGCTCTCAAGCTCGCCCAGCGCGCACAGTGCCTCGAGCACGGCATCACCGAGGTGCGGTGGACCTACGATCCGCTCATCCGCCGCAACGCGCGCTTCAACCTGTGGAAGCTCGGCGCCGACGTGGTCGCCTTCCACCCCGACTTCTACGGAGTGCTCGACGACGCGATCAACGGGACGGATCGCAGCGACCGCTTCGAGGTGAGCTGGCGTTTGGACGCGCCAGAGGTGGATCGTGCGTATTCGGGGTCGGCGCGTCTCGACGCCATCCCGACTCGACGCGACGACCTCGCCCTTCCTGACGACTTCGAATCGCTGCGCCGAACGGATCCGGCGGCCGCAGCGCTGCTCCGGGAGCGAAGCAGGACACGAATCGCCGACGCCGTCGGCGCGGGATCGTCCGTGCGGTTCACGGGAACGGGATACGTCTTCGACCGCGCTGACGGCGCGGACGACGAGGAGGAGACACGATGAGGATCGACCGCATCGAACTGCACACGATCGGGATGCCGCTCGTCCGGCCGTTCGAGACGAGCTTCGGACGCCAGACGGAGAGGGAGGTGCTGCTCGCCCATGTGATCGCGGATGGCGTCGACGGGTGGGGCGAGTGCGTTGCGGGCACCACGCCCGACTACAGCTCGGAGTACGTGGCCGGTTGCGCCGTCGTGATCGAGCGCTTCCTCGCTCCCGTCCTCCTGAGCGCCCCCGACGTGACGGCCGATGCGCTCGACGACCTCTTCGCCGGCGTGATCGGTCATCGAATGGCGAAGGCGACGCTCGAGGCTGCCGTGCTCGACGCCGAGCTCCGCTCGACCGGCACCTCCTTCGGCGAACGACTCGGAGCCGCGCGCGACCGCGTGGAATGCGGCGTCTCCGTGGGCATCAGCCCCGACATCGAGACCCTGCTCGCCGAGGTCGACGGTTATGTCGAGGAGGGGTATCGGCGCATCAAACTCAAGATCAAGCCGGGCTGGGACCTCGAACCCGTCGCACGGGTGCGGGAACGCATCGGTACGCTCCCGCTGCAGGTGGACGCGAACACCGCCTACACACTCGACCACGTCGACCACCTGCGCCGATTGGACGAGTACGGTCTGCTCCTGATCGAGCAGCCCTTCGTGGAGGAGGACATCGCCGCGCACGTGCTCCTGGCCGACTCGATCGAGACCCCCGTGTGCCTCGACGAGTCGATCACGTCGACCGCCATCGCGATCGACGCGATCGAGCGCGGCGCGACGAGCATCGTGAACATCAAGCCGGGTCGCGTGGGCGGATACCTCGAGGCCGTGTCGATCCACGACGCGTGCCGTTCCCTCGACGTGCCCGTGTGGTGCGGCGGAATGCTCGAGACCGGCGTCGGTCGCGCTATGAACGTGGCGCTCGCCGCGCTCCCCGGGTTCGTGCTCCCCGGCGACACGAGTGCGTCCGGACGGTACTTCGCCGAGGACCTCACGGAGCCGTTCGTGCTCGACGACGGATACCTCGACGTGCCGACGGGACCGGGATCCGGCGTGGAGGTGCGGACGGAACTCCTCACACGGTGGTCCATCGCCGAACCGCTCGTGCTCACGCGACCATAGGATGACCGACATGGCTGCGACCGACGACGGTGTGCCCGTGACCGACCCCTCCTCCGATGCGCACGCGCGAGCGCACGAGCTCGCGGCCGCCGCGGAACGCGCACAGGCCGCGGCGCATGAGGCGATGAGGCTCGCGGAGGACGCCGCGCGTGCGGCCCGTGAGGCGCTCACCGCCGCGGGGATCGCCCCGGTGCCGGCGTCGTCGGAGGCGACCGCTGACACGCTCGCGACCACGGCGTCGACCGCTGCTCCGACCCCTCCGACGGCTCCGACCCCTCCGACGGCTCCGACTCCTCAGACGGCTCCGGCCGCTGCTGCGGGGCCGACGCCGACGGACGGACCACTGGACGAGGACGAGCTCGCCGCGATCTCCTCCGGGTACGCCACGGCGGGAGCCGCCCTCGAACTCGGTGCCGTGGTGAACGGTGACGCGGTCCCGTCGGTGCAGGTGCGCATCCCGATCTCGATGACCAACCGACATGGTCTCATCGCCGGGGCGACGGGCACAGGCAAGACGCGCACCCTCCAGGTCCTCCTCGAGCAGCTGTCGGCTGCGGGTGTCCCCGTGTTCGCCGCCGACATCAAGGGCGACCTCTCCGGCATCGCGACTCCGGGTGAGCCGAGCGAGAAGCTCCTCGCCCGCACGGCGGGAATCGGCCAGGAGTGGGCTCCGGCCTCGTACCCGACCGAGTTCTTCACTCTCGGCGGACGGGGTGCCGGTGTGCCGATCCGGGCGACCGTCGCGGGCTTCGGACCGCTGCTGCTGTCCAAAGCGCTCGGTCTCAATGCGACTCAGGAGTCGAGCCTCGGTTTGGTCTTCCACTATGCGGAGGACGCTGGGCTCCCGCTCCTCGACCTCGCCGATCTCCGCGCCGTCCTCACGTATCTCGTGAGCGACGACGGGAAGGCCGAGCTCGCGGACCTCGGCGGGCTCTCGAAGGCCACGGCCGGCGTCATCCTGCGCGAGCTGATCACCTTCGCCGACCGGGGAGCGGACGTGTTCTTCGGGGAGCCCGAGATCGACACGGCCGAGTTCCTCCGGCAGAGCGGGGACGGTCGAGGCATCGTGAGTCTGCTGGAGGTGCCGGGCGTCGCCGACCAGCCGGAACTGTATTCGACGTTCCTCATGTGGCTGCTCGCCGACCTGTTCAACGACCTTCCCGAGGTGGGTGACCTCGATCGCCCGAAGCTCGTGTTCTTCTTCGATGAGGCCCACCTGCTGTTCGCCGATGCGTCGAAGGACTTCCTCGCGCAGGTCGTGCGCACCGTGCGCCTCATCCGATCGAAGGGCGTCGGCATCTTCTTCGTCACGCAGACGCCGAAGGATCTGCCCTCCGACGTGCTCGCGCAGCTCGGGTCACGCATCCAGCACCAGCTGCGGGCGTTCACGCCGGAGGACGCGAAGGCGCTCACTGCGACGGTCTCGACGTATCCGACGTCCCCGTACGACCTCGCCGAAGTGCTCACGAGTCTCGGGACGGGTGAGGCGGTGGTGACCGTCATGAACGAGAAGGGAGCGCCGTCGCCGGTGGCCTGGACGCGGCTTCGCGCGCCGCTCGCCCTCATGTCGCCGACACCGGAGCCGGCGATGCAGGCGGCGGTCGCATCGTCGCCGCTGCTCGCGCGATACGGAACGGCCGTGGATCGCGAGTCGGCTCGTGAGCTGCTCACTGCTCGCCTCGAGGCGGCGACGGCGGAGACGCGCCGTGCCGACGCCGAGGCGGAGGCAGCGAAGGCCGAGGCCGAGTACGTGAAGCAGAAGGCCGCGATGGACAAGGCCGCGCGCGCGGCAGAGGAGAAGGCCAGGCGAGAATACGATCGGCTCCTCAAGAAGACGTCGGGCTCGTCGCGGCGTCCCAGCTCGCGCTCGTCGTCGACGTCCGTGCTCGAGCAGGTCCTCGGCTCGTCGGCGACGAAGACGATCCTCACGGGTGTGGTCGAGGGCATCTTCGGCACGAGGCGGCGGCGGTGACGGCGTGAGGATCCGCGAGATCACGGCGGCGGACCGGGACTCCGTCGCGCGCATCTGCCGACTGACCGGACGCGGGGGCGACGACGCCACGGGGGACTACCTCGACGACGACGTCCTCGCCGACGTGTATGCGACGCCGTACCTCGAGCACCCGTCGGGTTTCGGGGTCGTGGCCCTGGGGGAGTCGGGCGACGTGGTCGGATACCTGATCGGCACCACGGACACCGAGGGCTTCGCGCGATGGTTCGTCTCGGAGTGGTGGCCGAGGGTGAGCGGTTCCAAGGTGCCGCTGACCCCCGCGGACGTGTCGCTCTTCCGCGGAGCATCGGATCCCGACCGGATGCTCGTCTCCCACCGTGCGCGGTATCCCGCGCATCTCCACATCGACCTGCTCGAGGAGGCACGCGGAGCCGGCACGGGTCGGCGGCTCGTCGAGGCGGCAGTCGTCGTGCTTCGGGAGCGCGGTGTGACGGGCGTGCACCTCGTCGTGTCCGCCTCCAACGACGGCGCCATCGCCTTCTACGAGCGGACGGGCTTCACGGCACTGCTCGACGATGTCGGGACCGTGCCGGGGGACTCGATCGTCTACGCTCGCGACGTATCGCCGGGAGACGCCGGATCCGAGTGACCGGGAGCGGAGGGCCTTCGTGGCCGGCGATCAGCCGAGGCGCGTGGGCCGTCGTTCGAACCAGTAGAGCATGAGCGGGTTCGTCCGCTGCAGCTCGTCGAGGGTCAGTGCGTTCTCGACGTGTTCGACGGGCACCGTCACGAGGTGGCTCGCGACCTCGTGGATGGAGCGGGTCGACCAGAAGTCCCCGCGCATCCGCAGGAGGACGCGCCCGTCGGCGTCGAGGACGAAGAGCTGTCGGCGCGGCTCTGCGGCGAGCGTGCGGTGAAGGTCGAGCAGGACGGCGCGCGCCACCTTCTCGACGGGAATCCGGCGGGTGCCCGACATGAAGGTGCGCTCGACGAGGCGGGTGGGCGTGACGATCACGGCGATACGGAAGTACTGCACGACCGCGTAGAGGACGAGGACGACGACGATGATCGCGACGGCAGCGACCACGGGCCACGGGCCGTCAGGGATCGTGAGCCAGAAGAGGACGAGGAGGATCGGCGCCGTGAGCGAGAAGACGGCCACGAGCCCCTGTCCGAGCAGTCGTCGACGGAGGTGAACGGTGATCGACGTGTCCGTCGCGACGGTGTTCAGCATGGCTCCCTCTCCCCCCGGCTGCCCAGTCTGCCCGACTCTGAGGGGTCTTCACTATCCACCTTTTGGAGGACAACTCGACCCCCGTTCGGGGGAGAGGCGGGGCGAGGGCCACGGGAGGTGACGAGGATCGTTCGACGCGACGCCACGAGGCACCAGAAAGCACGACGCACCAGGAAATGCGATGCACCGGAGAACGCGATGCACAAGAGAAAGAGCCCGGCCGATGGCCGGGCTCCGGGGAGTGGTGGTTCTCTGTCTGGCGGAGGATGGGGGATTCGAACCCCCGAGGGCTTGCACCCAACACGCTTTCCAAGCGTGCGCCATAGGCCACTAGGCGAATCCTCCTGAGAGTCGCGGCGAACCACGACCCGGACCATCCTACCGGGTCGCGAACGTGCCCTGCGCCACGGTTCCCGGTCGGGCGGTCGAGCTCGCGAGGTCGAGCGTTCGCGCCGATTCGCGGCGCTCGCTCGCACGGTTTCGGCGCAATCGCTCGACATGGGGGAGGGGAGTGGGGCGACGGCGGGTCGTTGTAAGATGGTGGTCGGCTCCCCGCGTGGCGCCATCCAGGCCAACTCCCCCAGGGCGGAAACGCAGCAAGGGTAACCGGGCTCTGGCGGGTGCGCGGGGGGTCCTTTTCGTTTCTCCGTCTCCGATCCGATCCCTCCGCCGCTCCGGTTCACCTCTCGTCCACGTGCTTTTTCGACAGCGTGTAGAAGACGCCCAGGAGCCTCCTGTAGCGTTGTCACGAACCCCCGGACAACCGAAGGATGATCGTGGCCACGAGCGTGTACATCACATCGGCGGAGGGGCACACCGGGAAGTCGACGATCGCCCTCGGGCTCCTCGACCTGCTCTCCCATGAGGTGAAGCGTGTCGGTGTCTTCCGCCCCATCTCCCGTTCCGTTCAGGAGAGGGACTACGTCCTCGAGCTGCTCCTGCAGCACGACGGCGTCGACCTCGACTACGACGAGTGCATCGGCGTCGGCTACGACGACGTGCACGCGGACCCCGATGGTGCGCTCTCGCGCATCGTCCAGCGGTACAAGTCGGTCGAGGCGAAGTGCGACGCCGTCGTGATCCTCGGCTCCGACTACACCGACGTGGGCAGCCCGACCGAGCTCGGGTACAACGCGCGCATCGCCACGAACCTCGGCGCCCCGGTCCTCCTCGTTCTCGGCGGGCGTGAGGGGCAGGGGGCCGGCGAGCGACTCGGGCAGGGCAAGGCCCGGAGTCCCGAGCACATGCGACAGATCGCGGAGCTCGCCCTCGAGGAGATGCGCAATGCTCACGCCACCCTGCTCGCCGTGATCGCAAACCGCGCTGACGCCACGGACACCGCGGCCGTCGTCGCCGGCGTGGAACTCGCCAAGCCCGGCGTTCCCGTGTGGGCGATCCCGGAGGAGCCATACCTCGTGGCGCCGAGCATGGGGTCGATCATGGAATCGCTCGACGGCGAACTCCTCAAGGGCGACCCCGCGCTGCTCCAGCGCGAGGCGCTCGGCGTGGTCGTGGCCGGAATGGGCATGGTGAACGTGCTCCCGCGCCTCACGGAAGGTGCTGCCCTGGTCGTCGCGGGCGATCGCACGGAAGTGCTCCTCGCGGCCCTCATGGCGCAAGCCGCCGGCACCTTCCCGTCGATCGCCGGCATCGTGCTCAACGGTGGATTCGACCTGCCGGAGCCGATCGAGAAGCTCCTCGACGGGCTGCCGCAGACGCTGCCCATCATTCGCACCGGGCTCGGAACGTACGACACGATCGTCGCGATCACGTCGACGCGCGGTCGTCTCGCGGCGGACTCGCAGCGCAAGTACGACACCGCGCTCGCCCTCTTCGAGCAGCACGTCGACACGAAGGCCCTCGTCGACCTGCTGCAGGTGAGCAGGACCTCGGTCGTCACCCCTCTCATGTTCGAGTACGGACTGCTCGAACAGGCGCGCGCCGTCGACCGGCACATCGTGCTGCCGGAGGGGGAGGACGACCGTATCCTCCGCGCCGCGCACACGCTCCTGGCGCGCGACGTCGCCCGGCTCACCATCCTCGGCGAGCCGTTCGAGGTACGCTCGCGCGCGATCGAGCTCGGGCTCGACATCTCGCGGGCCGAGGTGCTCTCGCCGCACGACCCCGTGATGGCTCTCAAGTTCGCCGACGAGTACGCGCGGGTCCGCGCGCACAAGGGCGTGACGCTCGACCAGGCCCGAGACGTCGTGACCGACGTCTCCTACTTCGGCACCCTCATGGTCCACATGGGGCTCGCCGACGGCATGGTCTCCGGCGCCATCCACACGACGGCGCACACGATCCGTCCGGGGTTCGAGATCATCAAGACGTCGCCCGGCGTGAACGTGGTCTCGAGCGTGTTCCTCATGGCTCTCGAAGACCGCGTCCTCGTCTACGGCGACTGCGCCGTCGTGCCCGACCCGGACTCGTCGCAGCTCGCCGACATCGCGATCTCCTCCGCCGCCACGGCCTCCCAGTTCGGGATCGAACCCCGGATCGCGATGCTGTCGTACTCCACCGGTGAGTCGGGGTCCGGCGCCGACGTGGAGAAGGTGCGGGCGGCCACAGCACTCGTGCGCGAGCGCCGGCCCGACCTGCTCGTGGCGGGACCGATCCAGTACGACGCGGCGGCCGACGCCGCCGTGGCCGCGACGAAGATGCCCGACTCGGACGTCGCCGGCCGCGCGACGGTGTTCATCTTCCCCGACCTCAACACCGGCAACAACACGTACAAGGCCGTGCAGCGCTCCGCGGGTGCCGTGGCGATCGGCCCGGTGCTCCAGGGCCTCAACAAGCCGATCAACGACCTCTCGAGAGGGGCGACCGTGCAGGACATCGTCAACACGGTGGCGATCACGGCCATCCAGGCCGGCTCACCGTCGAAGTCGGCGGCGGCGTCATGAGCACCGTCCTCGTCGTCAACTCCGGATCGTCGTCGTTCAAGTACCAGCTGATCGACGTGGAGAACCGAACGGCTCTCGCATCCGGTCTCGTCGAGCGCATCGGCGAGGGAACGGGAAGGGTGAAGCACCGCGACGAGACCCGGTCGGACGGCGGCGAGTCCACCTGGGAGCGCGACGTCCCGATCACCGACCACACCGCCGGTTTCGGCGAGATGATCGCGAGCTTCGAGGAGCACGGTCCGTCGCTCGCGGAGAATCGCCCCGTCGCCGTCGGCCACCGGGTCGTCCACGGCGGACGCCGGTTCTTCGAGCCCACAGTGATCACCGACCTCGTGAAGATCAACATCGAGGATCTCTCCGACCTCGCGCCGCTCCACAACCCGGCGGCCGTGCAGGGCATAGACGCGGCGCAAGCCGCGTTCCCCGACGTTCCGCACGTCGCCGTGTTCGACACGGCGTTCCACCGCACGCTCTCGCCCGCCGCCTACACGTATGCGATCGACCGTGATCTCGCGGCGAAGCACCGCATCCGGCGCTACGGATTCCACGGCACGAGCCACAAGTACGTCTCGGAGGAGGCCGCACGCTTCCTCGGTCGACCGCTCGCGGACCTCGCGCAGATCGTCCTGCACCTCGGCAACGGGGCGTCGGTGACGGCCATCGACGGCGGTCGCTCGGTGGAGACCTCGATGGGGCTCACCCCGCTCGAAGGACTCGTGATGGGTTCGCGGTCCGGCGACCTCGACCCCGCCGTCCTCCTGCACCTCTCGCGGCGCGCGGGACTGTCGATCGACGAGCTCGACACGCTGCTCAACAAGAGGAGCGGGCTCACGGGTCTGGCCGGTGCGTCGGACATGCGCGACCTCATCGCCCGCGCGGAATCGGGGGACACGGTGGCGCGCGACGCCCTCGACGTCTACGTTCACCGCATCCGCCACTACGTCGGCGCGTACGCCGCCCACCTCGGCCGGCTCGACGTGATCGCGTTCACGGCGGGAGTGGGGGAGAACACCCCTCTCGTGCGTGCCGAGTCGCTCGGCGGTCTCGACATCCTCGGGATCCGCATCGATCCCGAGCGGAACACCTCCTCCGGTCGCGAGACGCGCGTGATCTCGACGGACGACTCCGCCGTCACTGTGCTCGTCGTGCCGACCGACGAGGAACTCGAGATCGCCATCCAGACGCTCTCGGCCGTGTCCTGAGGCGATGTCCCCTCGTCAGCTGCACCGCCAGCCGGTGGCGACGACGAGTCGGCCCGTCTGGGCGGGGGACGCCACGGGGCCCGTCCAGTTCTGCAGAGTCGCTCGCACGGTGATGGAGTAGGTCCCGGGGACGAGCAGTCCCTCGAGGAGCCCGCCCGAGATGACGAACGAGGTCGCTCCGGCCGGAGCCGCTCCCGTGTAGACGGGGGAGCCCGAGCTGTAGGTGACCGTGATCGTGTAGCCCGTCGGCGTGGGGCCGGACGGTGCCGTCCAGCCGATCCGGTAGTTCGCGAGCAGACCGAGGACCGACTCGATGGTGCACGTGAGTGCCGTCGGAGCAGCCAGACGCCCCGCGGTGATCATGCCGCCCGCGTGCTCTCGGTCCGTGAACGCCGCCTCCGTCACGGTCGTCTGCGGCAGGGTCAGCGCCGAGCACAGCGCGGCGGCCGTCCCGATCGCGGCGAGCCGCGATCGCATCCTGGACGGGTGGCGATCGTTCATCCGTCGCCTCCAGCGGAGGGAGTGACGGAGTCGTCCTCGTGGACCTCGTCGTGGCGCGGCCAGAACGCCCACGCCACGAGCACGGACGCGGCGAGTGTGACAGCGCCGAGCACGACCGGATTCGAGAACCACACGATCACCGAGGCGATGGACGGAATCGAGGCGAGCACGATCCGCACCGTCTCCACGGTGTACGGGAACGGGTCGGGTGACGCGTTCGCGTCCCCCTGCATCGTGATGGTGCGCGCTTCGGGGGATCCGTCGATGACGGAGACGCTCGTGACCCGGTGCGTCACGGGCAGATCACCGGGTCGATCCACGGTGACGACGTCCCCCACGAGGATCTCGTCCGCGGGTATCTGACGGACGACCGCGACGGATCCGGCCGGGATGGTCGGCGACATCGAGCCCGTCTTGAACATGACGAGCGTGATCTGGAAGGCGACGGAGAGCACGACGAGTGCGACGCACACGAGGCCTCCGACGGCGAGCAGGGTCAGAAAGGCGTCGCCGATCGCGTGGCGCGCGGGCCGTCGGGGGCGGACGTGTGCCCCCGACGGTCGTGCGGCACGCCGGCGTGTGGTGGTGCTCATGGTGCTCCGACGGTGGGTCAGGTGGCTGTCGCGAGGAACTGCCAGGTGGGGACGGCGCTCAGCCCCTGGACGGTGTTGTCGGCCGTGGTGGGCAGGGTGATCG
Proteins encoded in this window:
- the menC gene encoding o-succinylbenzoate synthase — translated: MRIDRIELHTIGMPLVRPFETSFGRQTEREVLLAHVIADGVDGWGECVAGTTPDYSSEYVAGCAVVIERFLAPVLLSAPDVTADALDDLFAGVIGHRMAKATLEAAVLDAELRSTGTSFGERLGAARDRVECGVSVGISPDIETLLAEVDGYVEEGYRRIKLKIKPGWDLEPVARVRERIGTLPLQVDANTAYTLDHVDHLRRLDEYGLLLIEQPFVEEDIAAHVLLADSIETPVCLDESITSTAIAIDAIERGATSIVNIKPGRVGGYLEAVSIHDACRSLDVPVWCGGMLETGVGRAMNVALAALPGFVLPGDTSASGRYFAEDLTEPFVLDDGYLDVPTGPGSGVEVRTELLTRWSIAEPLVLTRP
- a CDS encoding multidrug effflux MFS transporter, translated to MTTVVHPGDSLSRRQRVVYILVLGALTALGPFTIDLYLPAFPVLEDDLNVSAALIQLTLTGTTVGFAVGQLFMGPWSDKVGRRLPLLLATSVHIVASIGVILSPDIVWLGVFRVLQGAGAAAGGVVAMAMVRDLFGGKPLVRMLSRLALVNGLAPILAPVIGSQLLLFTDWRGLFVFLAVYGALVVTAVALFIVETHPPARRAEAGHSTMGQRYRALFSDRAYIGVALIGGMTFSGLFAYLSSSSFLFQEQFGLDAQQYGLLFAVNSIGIVIGVQISSRVMRRYGPQWILACTTAVHVLTATTIVVLAQTDAGLPGILVPLFFYIMACGFSFPAVQVLGLANHAKEAGTAASLLGALNFGLAGVISPIVGVLGISATAMGSVMLGTALVAVFSIWVIVRPRTVPALGN
- a CDS encoding phosphatase PAP2 family protein, with product MAPRRRSTGILVGVGLALIAAAAVWGVLIAAGIVAEPNAFDSWWSTIATAMRSPATVTIALGLNLLGRGIVATLVVPAVLVLVLLVARRPGSAVTLVAALALTWGATRVLKSVVARDRPEDMLVESDFGSFPSGHASNAAAVATVFFLLIRSAWIRIVAVVYVLAMMWSRTLLGAHWATDVVAGVLVGTGVAIVVVTLAAPLVRREPLGRRSRG
- a CDS encoding cystathionine gamma-synthase, which produces MAKKTTSRTTAAFATRAIHAGQEHDRTTGAVIPPIFQSSTFVQDGIGGLRGGYEYGRSANPTRTALEKQLAALEGGAHGLAFSSGLAAEDALLRAVVRPGDHIVIGNDVYGGTYRLVSRIFGAWGVEHTVVDLGDLRAVQKAIRPETKVLWVETPSNPLMKVSDIAELTEIARAAGVLAVVDNTFASPALQRPLGLGADVVVHSTTKYIGGHSDVIGGALVLDDDELEEKVRFLQFAAGAIAAPMEAWLTTRGIKTLDVRMQRHSENAGRLAEFLDGHPAIETVYYPGLASHPGHALAAAQMSRFGGMLSIAVVGGERVARRFAEKTRLFQLAESLGGVESLVNYPSLMTHASVAGTELAVPENVVRLSVGLEDGDELIADVDRALARAVKQR
- a CDS encoding GNAT family N-acetyltransferase; its protein translation is MRIREITAADRDSVARICRLTGRGGDDATGDYLDDDVLADVYATPYLEHPSGFGVVALGESGDVVGYLIGTTDTEGFARWFVSEWWPRVSGSKVPLTPADVSLFRGASDPDRMLVSHRARYPAHLHIDLLEEARGAGTGRRLVEAAVVVLRERGVTGVHLVVSASNDGAIAFYERTGFTALLDDVGTVPGDSIVYARDVSPGDAGSE
- a CDS encoding helicase HerA-like domain-containing protein, with product MAATDDGVPVTDPSSDAHARAHELAAAAERAQAAAHEAMRLAEDAARAAREALTAAGIAPVPASSEATADTLATTASTAAPTPPTAPTPPTAPTPQTAPAAAAGPTPTDGPLDEDELAAISSGYATAGAALELGAVVNGDAVPSVQVRIPISMTNRHGLIAGATGTGKTRTLQVLLEQLSAAGVPVFAADIKGDLSGIATPGEPSEKLLARTAGIGQEWAPASYPTEFFTLGGRGAGVPIRATVAGFGPLLLSKALGLNATQESSLGLVFHYAEDAGLPLLDLADLRAVLTYLVSDDGKAELADLGGLSKATAGVILRELITFADRGADVFFGEPEIDTAEFLRQSGDGRGIVSLLEVPGVADQPELYSTFLMWLLADLFNDLPEVGDLDRPKLVFFFDEAHLLFADASKDFLAQVVRTVRLIRSKGVGIFFVTQTPKDLPSDVLAQLGSRIQHQLRAFTPEDAKALTATVSTYPTSPYDLAEVLTSLGTGEAVVTVMNEKGAPSPVAWTRLRAPLALMSPTPEPAMQAAVASSPLLARYGTAVDRESARELLTARLEAATAETRRADAEAEAAKAEAEYVKQKAAMDKAARAAEEKARREYDRLLKKTSGSSRRPSSRSSSTSVLEQVLGSSATKTILTGVVEGIFGTRRRR